TCATTAATTCAATTACGTATAGTATACTAACGCTTTATACCTTTATTATCTTGAATGTTAATCATAATTGTtgatatgaatatttttattttattatttttataatgataaataaaatttttattttgtttttattataatatgattggtataagaaaaatttagatgcttatatacatttaaataaaactttttttatgattcCACTTctgttaattatatattttaagtatatatgaatatatgtacttataggtaattccaatttttctccctcatttgttaaaaatacaTTGAGAATTGatagtattatatattaaattaaaaaagtataatataatttatattcataataaaattatgttctTTAAATATCACCGTGTACTATATAGTTAGTTTTTATTCAGATAATAAATATGGAAGTGCTAAggtattttaattttaaggaaaacataaaatttcctttttttcttaaaatatatgcatttattcttttaatatgcatatattatcCTCAAAATGATATggtaaattatattttttataaatacactTACTGTTTTCctgatattatataatactttttttttatattgttgtCTAATaatatgattttattttttttctaaaaatattttattttctttcagTATATACCTGGACATTCATTACAAAAGAAACATAATTCGGATGATATTATGCATGTCACATTTAATAGACTATTggcgaaaaatgaaaagcaaaGAAGATTATATCATGATAGAACAAAGGAACATTTTACATATGATGTAGATAATAAGAGAtctaaaaataatacatacacacaatcaacatatgcacatataaaaaaaagggactttGATGTTTTGGATacttataagaaaaattataaaagtagATATTCTAAAAAGAAGGGTCTAGCAAAATTGGATTGTTATCttgaaaaaaagttatttgaTCAAATGGACTATATAAATGGGCTTgcggaaaaatggaagaaggataaaaattcttttaaaaaaaaatattaaagaaatatggtatatattttttgttatttgcTTTAGTTCCAATacttgtatttatatatccaTTATTATTATGGGGTGATACAGCAAACGATCGTATATTTAAATGGTGCGGTTGGTCTGGAACAGGACATAACACAACTAATCTCCCTTGTAGCAAGGGCGGACTATATCATTATAATCCAGATATAATACATGGATTTTATTGCTTGAATGCTGTTTTACTCCTTTTATtaattactatatatttttctttttatatttatacctttttaaaagttgcaaaatatgaaaaaatgaaagaaggtaaagaaaaaatgaataaaaaagagtATATTGATTTCTGTAAAGATGtatttaatatgaaaaaatagggTTGCTATTGTTATGTACTTTGTgtataacataaaattatattttattaatatttaaaaatgagctCAATACATTAACTGTAATTATATGCAGCTACAACTATGTTGccttaatatttatttaaactgGAATTCGTTACTATTTTCTATTGTTTAcgtttattatttatacgtTATTTAATAACATAGCTGTATATgtgatataaatatatatttttggagatgtttttattcattaagtttaatataataagtgtatgaatataaatatagaTATTTTAGAGATTGCAGATATAAGAATGTAATTAAGTagatatatatgaaaattatatgtgtatagtaaaaataatatatgaatgCAATTTATATAGTGTTTAATAAACTTAAGTAATATAATAATCGTGATATACAATTAATCTCATTTGGTCAGTACATAGACATGAATTTACTTAATttgcaataaaatatataaagaaatttacgttagttttattttttgagataacatattttacaaCTAATTGACATAAATGTTTgtgtttttgttcttccctatttttaaattgttgtgtgctataaatataattttatatgtgTAACAATAATATGAAACGATATATaactatttatttaaataaatatttcttacTATAATACAAGAAAAAggtagaaaataaataattgtgtatataaaaaattaatatatattgttatatcTATTATAGTTATTAAGTTACTTTATACTGATTTAGCTATTTATGTGGATATATGATaaggagaaataaattaaagcatgaaattattattattatatatattaattaggtattaattatattaccattatataaataacaagTAATACTGATATAAATGAggataataatttatttattaaaaaattaaatattttttaggattattaatatattaaataataaataataacacattcttttataaaatttttcattttatatagtatgatttatataaattatttattcatataaaatatgtttatatatgttgTATTTTAAAAGGTTTCTATGAATtagtatattaatttatatatttcggacaaatgtatattaataaataaaaaggaccATTAgtattgtaataattatgtatgttaagtatatatacaataatacatttatattttgtttacaatttaataaaattttctttaataatatatataaaataatttttttatatttattccctgtatttttaatcttttaaGATTGCGTAGTACGTTTCAATAAtagtataaaattaataagtatttttacatattatataattaaatgtttttttgccatattttatgatataacaaatgaaattattaacatataaatgtcacataagtaataaaattatttacaagtATTATATACATCCGAGACCTAATATCctatataaaaatagtatTACAATCTCATGCTTTGGTAGTTTaggataaattatttatttacaccGAWatatacataaaaaaatagaagtataaatattttcattcaaaaaaaattttattattttgaaaaattaaaagttgagaaaatattatatttctatacATAAATAAGCTCCATTaagttattttgttttttctattaaatgGGTAGATCATATAttgaaattaattatatagtGAAACTTTTATATGaggtattattatataaatatacattaatagTATTCATGAGAAATAAATaagataattatataattatttattttgtatggCRTCATATTKTAATAATAAARCGGCTTCCCTATTAGATAAAAAWTATTATWCTATWATATCTTTTGTTTTAGATSWTCTTCWKATTRCKTTAATTGATRTAAATATATGTTCATGCATAAACMTTCCAKATGTAATAATTTMATTTTTYTGAATATGAMATAACATARTACAAATCAATATTTATCTTTATRTSATSGKGMATTTATATATATAYATTTATAATTATWATTKtttaaataatattattgttataatgatatatattatattaatatacatYAAtttcttatttaaaaataaMTATATTCCGAATTTTWCMTTWCATCtgtcataaaatatttcYTATRYTTTTTTAAGATAACWTTATATGASTAGTGATACTTATSACAWGACaacaatttatattttaattattattcaGTATGTTTTAAAAGAACAATTATTMTGGActatatgaaatattaaatSCAYCATTCTCTGTATTGAAGCGCCCAGAATCGGGAAATTGATCYATAATTCCAGAATCTCTTAAAGGAATATGRTTTAWGTTTGRTGCCCTCCctaataatttgtttatcCAGGTACCAGCTGGWGTAAACTAGTGaaaatttgttatatattttatgtaYGTTATTTgtagttttatttaaaaatgaataaactgaattaaaaataaagtataatattcgttttttttaaataattatactaATTATACTAATTACTTTGTACattagaaaagaaggaactAAAAATCCAGCAGTCGAAGCAACGGCAGTGATACTTTTAGAWGTTATAKGTGTGGGAGGGTCATTYRAGGGTGMTGCAATAATACCCAATTCAGTTGAKCTACTATCTGATTGAGCACCTGAAAGTCTAGGTTGTCCTTCAGTACCTGGTCCTGCCGTTAATGTTGGTTGTAATGGTATATGCCCTTCATCTCCAATACTATCTTCTTTTGTTTGTTCTTTAGTTACCTCTAACTTACGTATCCATGTAGATAAATGTATAGGATCCTTATTagaaatatatgttttaaaattaccACAATAATTATAAGAATTATCATATCTTCCGCATTCACTTTTTAACTCATTATATGAATCGACATATTTTTGAAGGTaatctttataattttcgGTGCATTTATGGTTATCTTGAGTAAGTTGTGTCATGTAGGTATTATAATCTTGTGAATAATCAAAAATtaacttaaattttttaatgccattttcattaattttataatcaattttattacatatacgttcgcctttattattatatagaaCATCATAAAGCATGGCAAGgatttgtatatataatgatttattttttaagtgtgTTACTATAATATCGCTTAACCAATAGTACAAGTAgtcacaaatatttttatcgaAGCTAGAGCTTGCACTTTCATTATAAACATAACATAATGctttcataattttatcaGAAAAATCGTGAAGATCTTTGTAATCTCTTAWTCTGAACTCTgtattattgtaaaattgaACACGATCacaatttccctttttgtcttcgaaaaaagaataataaatcTTTGTTGGCAATTGATTTAATTCATCATCCtacgaattaaaaataatatatatataatataatattatattttacaaagacaaaaaataaatgtttttataaaaacagataaatatataaatatacatagctgttataataaaatgtataccCCTAAAATTTTTCCCATTGTTAATAAACATGAAAATATGTGTTataaacaatataaaaaaataatgatatactTATACAACGATTTAActatatattgtataagaaataatgtaagacagaaaaaattattgtatactacatattaaataaataat
The DNA window shown above is from Plasmodium vivax scf_6797 genomic scaffold, whole genome shotgun sequence and carries:
- a CDS encoding variable surface protein Vir7, putative (encoded by transcript PVX_023685A), coding for MKALCYVYNESASSSFDKNICDYLYYWLSDIIVTHLKNKSLYIQILAMLYDVLYNNKGERICNKIDYKINENGIKKFKLIFDYSQDYNTYMTQLTQDNHKCTENYKDYLQKYVDSYNELKSECGRYDNSYNYCGNFKTYISNKDPIHLSTWIRKLEVTKEQTKEDSIGDEGHIPLQPTLTAGPGTEGQPRLSGAQSDSXSTELGIIAXPXNDPPTXITSKSITAVASTAGFLVPSFLMYKFTPAGTWINKLLGRAXNJNHIPLRDSGIXDQFPDSGRFNTENXXFNISYSPX